A single Corynebacterium stationis DNA region contains:
- a CDS encoding GntR family transcriptional regulator: MTSSAPVWPAELFKDLDRNGPVPLYFQVAQCLEDGIRDGVLPPGTRLENEISLAKRLSVSRPTVRRAIQEVVDKGLLVRRRGVGTQVVQSHVTRPVELTSFYNDLKNANLDPKTEVLEHRLLAANSTIAEKLGVSVGDEVLFIRRIRSAGDTPVAILENHIPPAFNDITREELEDGGMYDALRRRGVDLKIANQKIGARRAVGDESRLLHVDDGGPLLTVERVALDNSGQVIELGNHCYRPDMHNFETTLVGR, from the coding sequence ATGACATCCAGCGCACCGGTCTGGCCCGCCGAACTTTTTAAAGACCTAGACCGCAACGGCCCGGTCCCGCTTTACTTCCAGGTAGCACAATGCCTGGAAGATGGAATTCGCGATGGCGTTTTACCTCCCGGCACGCGCTTAGAAAACGAAATCTCTTTGGCTAAGCGCCTCAGCGTCTCCCGCCCTACCGTGCGTCGCGCCATCCAAGAAGTCGTGGACAAGGGCTTGCTGGTGCGCCGCCGTGGCGTGGGCACGCAGGTGGTCCAAAGCCACGTGACGCGTCCGGTAGAGCTGACGTCTTTTTACAATGACTTGAAAAACGCCAACCTGGATCCAAAGACCGAAGTCTTAGAGCATCGCTTGCTGGCGGCGAATTCCACTATCGCGGAAAAGCTTGGTGTCTCTGTTGGTGATGAGGTTCTGTTCATTCGCCGCATTCGCTCCGCTGGTGATACCCCCGTGGCGATTTTGGAAAACCACATTCCCCCAGCCTTTAATGACATCACCCGCGAAGAGCTAGAAGACGGCGGCATGTACGATGCACTGCGCCGCCGCGGTGTGGATTTAAAGATTGCGAATCAAAAGATTGGCGCCCGGCGCGCGGTTGGTGATGAAAGCCGCCTGCTGCATGTCGATGACGGCGGCCCGCTGCTCACCGTTGAACGTGTAGCCCTGGACAATTCCGGGCAGGTCATCGAATTAGGCAATCACTGCTACCGCCCCGATATGCATAACTTTGAAACCACGCTAGTAGGACGCTAA
- a CDS encoding IS3 family transposase, which yields MNRSYTLEERKKAVAEYRRTKSVVETIRNLGYPGRWTMYKWLREPLKPGPKPRKQATKLRSYPWKLKLEAVQMYKEGLRPQEIADKLDLYTKMSVYSWAQAYRELGEWGLMSNEERRTERKIPTKKSLKASLPDDPKELKKLAAQLMVEKAVMAEELMLIKKDDSVTPGALNNLQKTLVVDALRNHLPLPMLLETAGLSTSTFYYQLAAQARLDPLQDVRLRIAEIAEESHFTYGYRRTWWVLRHEGITISEKVVRRLMQEMAIPVRSPRRKIRYSSYAGEITPAPPNIVKRNFHADEPSMLWLTDITEFVASNGKVYLSAIVDCFDGKIVGWKTGRHPTMEIAEKSLIEALESHPPTALNKLVVHSDRGTHYRANSWITITRTAGIIRSMSKKGCSPDNSACEGFFGRMKNEMYYHKIWHRVDELEEAVNSYIEFYNKVRIKDSLGGISIHAHRNLIAS from the coding sequence GTGAACCGTTCCTACACCCTAGAAGAACGCAAGAAGGCTGTCGCGGAGTATCGACGAACCAAATCTGTCGTGGAAACGATCCGCAATCTGGGCTACCCAGGCCGTTGGACAATGTACAAATGGCTGCGGGAGCCTCTCAAGCCGGGTCCTAAGCCACGCAAGCAAGCCACAAAGCTACGTTCCTATCCTTGGAAGCTCAAGCTTGAAGCTGTGCAGATGTACAAAGAGGGCCTACGTCCTCAGGAAATCGCCGACAAACTCGATCTGTATACGAAGATGAGCGTATACAGTTGGGCGCAAGCATATCGTGAACTCGGCGAATGGGGCCTGATGTCCAACGAAGAACGAAGAACTGAAAGAAAAATCCCGACCAAGAAATCTCTCAAAGCCTCGCTACCAGACGATCCAAAAGAGCTAAAGAAGCTGGCAGCTCAATTGATGGTTGAAAAAGCAGTGATGGCTGAGGAGCTGATGTTAATAAAAAAAGACGACAGCGTCACTCCGGGAGCACTGAACAATCTTCAGAAGACTCTGGTAGTTGACGCACTCCGAAACCACCTTCCGCTTCCCATGCTGTTGGAAACAGCAGGCCTTTCTACCTCTACGTTCTACTATCAACTCGCAGCCCAGGCTCGCCTAGACCCGCTACAAGATGTCAGGCTGCGCATTGCTGAAATAGCTGAGGAAAGCCACTTTACTTACGGCTATCGCAGAACTTGGTGGGTATTGCGTCATGAGGGTATCACTATTAGCGAAAAGGTCGTCCGCCGGCTAATGCAGGAGATGGCAATCCCAGTTCGTAGCCCGCGAAGGAAAATTCGATATTCCAGCTACGCAGGGGAAATAACTCCAGCGCCGCCGAATATCGTCAAAAGAAACTTTCATGCAGACGAGCCAAGCATGCTGTGGTTGACCGACATAACCGAGTTTGTAGCCAGCAACGGAAAAGTTTATCTCTCGGCCATTGTGGACTGTTTTGACGGAAAGATTGTCGGATGGAAAACCGGTCGCCATCCCACGATGGAAATAGCAGAGAAATCCCTTATAGAAGCGCTTGAATCCCATCCACCAACAGCGTTGAACAAGCTTGTTGTGCACTCTGACCGGGGCACTCACTACCGCGCCAATAGCTGGATAACCATAACCCGAACGGCCGGAATCATTAGATCTATGTCCAAAAAAGGGTGTTCACCAGATAACTCAGCTTGTGAGGGCTTCTTTGGCCGGATGAAAAATGAAATGTACTACCACAAGATTTGGCACAGGGTAGATGAGCTTGAAGAAGCAGTAAATTCCTACATTGAGTTTTACAACAAAGTCAGAATTAAAGACTCTCTCGGCGGAATAAGCATCCATGCACACCGAAACCTGATAGCTTCATAA
- a CDS encoding sulfite exporter TauE/SafE family protein, translating to MFTVAAVIVVAILIGAFFQRITGLGVGLVGGPVLSIFLGPVAGITMVNGLSIINAVNNAWAVRKQTDWRKFRLISGALVAGSLPAVAVIFFLEGPWLLVAIGAFVLLALGISLFPADKFNVSPDAKGPLLAFGAVGGFMSTIAGIAGPSLTVYSRITGWDYREFVATLHPVLVVANTVSFLLKLVLLGGVDFTGTPLWLWVLAVAMLFVGAWLGDRVSARISTSMARSLATALAAAGAGAVLIRGLMQLA from the coding sequence GTGTTCACCGTCGCAGCAGTCATTGTCGTAGCCATCCTCATCGGCGCTTTCTTCCAGCGAATTACAGGCCTTGGGGTAGGGCTGGTTGGTGGTCCGGTTCTATCTATCTTTCTGGGGCCGGTTGCTGGCATCACCATGGTTAACGGGCTATCGATTATCAACGCAGTTAACAATGCTTGGGCGGTGCGTAAGCAGACGGACTGGCGCAAGTTCCGACTCATTTCGGGAGCGTTGGTGGCGGGATCTTTGCCGGCTGTGGCCGTAATTTTCTTTCTTGAGGGGCCGTGGCTGCTGGTGGCTATCGGTGCGTTTGTGCTGCTGGCGCTGGGTATCTCTCTTTTTCCGGCCGATAAATTTAACGTGTCGCCGGATGCCAAAGGCCCACTTTTGGCATTCGGTGCAGTCGGTGGATTTATGTCAACCATCGCGGGTATTGCAGGACCCTCTCTTACGGTGTATTCGCGTATTACTGGATGGGACTATCGGGAATTTGTGGCGACGCTGCATCCCGTTCTGGTTGTCGCGAATACCGTTTCTTTCCTGTTGAAGCTCGTCTTACTTGGCGGGGTCGATTTCACCGGTACTCCGCTGTGGCTGTGGGTGCTTGCCGTTGCGATGCTTTTTGTGGGGGCCTGGCTGGGCGACCGCGTAAGCGCCCGAATTTCCACCTCGATGGCGCGCTCTCTTGCTACTGCCTTGGCGGCCGCAGGAGCGGGCGCCGTATTGATTCGTGGGCTTATGCAGTTAGCGTAG
- the thiC gene encoding phosphomethylpyrimidine synthase ThiC, producing MNATNEAQGAQTSEQHPAHSLSWLEDVEHGIRVPVTAIAQSDSPDGTPNEPLKVYRTMGPGSVPEQGLAPWRAEWIAAFGDTETYEARGARLEDDGRTAVRRGAPSQQWQGSKPVPLRAKSGKRVTQMHYARKGEITPEMRYVALRENVDVELVRSEVAAGRAIIPANINHPESEPMIIGKQFLVKINANIGNSAVTSSIDEEVAKLEWASKWGADTLMDLSTGNDIHTTREWILRNSPIPIGTVPIYQALEKVDGDANALTWEIYRDTVIEQCEQGVDYMTVHAGVLLRYVPLTADRVTGIVSRGGSIMAGWCLAHHEENFLYTHFDELCEIFAAYDVAFSLGDGLRPGSIADANDAAQFAELDTLAELTQRAWEYDVQVMVEGPGHIPLHKVRENVERQQELCKGAPFYTLGPLVTDIAPGYDHITSAIGATEIARYGTAMLCYVTPKEHLGLPNRDDVKTGVITYKIAAHAADVAKGHPGATARDDALSKARFEFRWNDQFSLGLDPVTAQEYHDETLPAEPAKTAHFCSMCGPKFCSMRISQDIRDTYGSAEAQAAIAGMQQKSQEFLNAGGQVYLPQPTIGAPK from the coding sequence TTGAACGCGACCAACGAGGCTCAGGGTGCGCAGACATCCGAACAACATCCAGCTCACAGCCTGTCGTGGCTCGAAGATGTTGAACACGGAATCAGAGTGCCAGTAACCGCAATTGCCCAATCTGATTCCCCAGATGGCACGCCGAATGAACCGTTGAAGGTCTACCGGACCATGGGTCCTGGCAGCGTTCCGGAACAAGGCCTTGCGCCTTGGCGCGCCGAGTGGATAGCCGCATTTGGCGACACGGAAACCTATGAAGCTCGTGGTGCACGCCTCGAAGATGATGGCCGCACCGCTGTACGCCGTGGCGCGCCGTCCCAGCAGTGGCAGGGAAGCAAGCCGGTGCCCCTGCGCGCGAAATCCGGTAAACGGGTAACCCAGATGCACTACGCGCGTAAGGGTGAGATAACGCCGGAAATGCGTTATGTGGCGCTGCGTGAAAACGTCGACGTGGAGCTCGTTCGCAGCGAGGTCGCCGCGGGCCGGGCGATCATCCCTGCGAATATCAACCATCCCGAATCGGAGCCGATGATCATCGGTAAGCAATTTTTGGTGAAGATCAACGCCAATATCGGCAACTCTGCCGTTACCAGTTCCATTGACGAAGAAGTCGCCAAGCTGGAATGGGCGTCGAAGTGGGGCGCGGATACCCTCATGGATTTGTCGACCGGAAATGACATTCACACCACGCGCGAGTGGATTCTGCGCAATTCACCCATTCCGATTGGCACAGTCCCGATTTACCAGGCATTGGAGAAAGTCGATGGCGACGCCAATGCGCTGACCTGGGAGATCTACCGGGACACCGTTATTGAACAGTGCGAGCAGGGCGTTGATTACATGACCGTCCACGCGGGCGTGTTGCTGCGGTATGTGCCGCTCACCGCCGACCGAGTTACAGGCATTGTCTCCCGGGGTGGCTCGATTATGGCCGGTTGGTGCCTCGCTCACCACGAAGAAAACTTCCTGTACACCCACTTTGATGAGCTGTGCGAGATTTTCGCCGCTTATGACGTGGCATTTTCGCTTGGCGATGGCCTCCGTCCCGGCTCCATTGCCGATGCCAACGACGCCGCGCAGTTTGCCGAACTAGACACCCTGGCTGAGCTGACCCAGCGCGCGTGGGAATATGACGTACAGGTGATGGTCGAAGGGCCAGGGCATATTCCGCTGCACAAGGTTCGCGAAAACGTCGAGCGGCAACAAGAACTCTGCAAAGGCGCACCTTTTTATACGCTGGGCCCGCTGGTAACAGATATCGCGCCGGGCTATGACCACATCACCTCCGCTATCGGCGCAACCGAAATCGCACGCTATGGCACCGCGATGCTGTGCTATGTCACCCCGAAAGAACACTTAGGTCTTCCCAACAGGGATGACGTAAAGACCGGCGTGATTACCTATAAAATCGCAGCGCACGCAGCAGATGTTGCCAAGGGGCATCCCGGTGCCACCGCGCGTGATGATGCCCTGTCCAAGGCACGCTTTGAATTCCGGTGGAATGACCAGTTCTCGCTTGGTCTGGACCCGGTAACAGCCCAGGAATATCACGATGAAACTTTGCCGGCAGAACCAGCAAAGACCGCACACTTTTGTTCAATGTGCGGTCCGAAGTTCTGCTCAATGAGGATATCGCAAGATATCCGCGACACCTATGGCAGCGCCGAGGCCCAAGCTGCTATTGCTGGCATGCAGCAAAAGAGCCAGGAATTCCTCAACGCGGGAGGGCAAGTCTACCTGCCACAGCCGACCATCGGTGCCCCAAAGTAA
- a CDS encoding FAD/NAD(P)-binding protein — MPTISPSIALIGLGPRGVSTLERLVAHFNVVENPPQEFHLHLIDDAQHGGGRIWDTTQTKALCMNTFAHGMTLFSEPGATVEAPVVEGPTIYEWVRLHLGHEEEVTRAKRDYVTQHPLDDGLWERFSREELEELRPESYPLRALYGYYLVWFYQSVLQDIPSWVTVRSHKARATSIEEADNYDIITLDNGETVEASATIAVTGWQEQGLAAQEKWIKETLDTHPGLNWIRANNPIEQDVSSIKDNEKVLSRGLGMGFFDILILTTQERGGQFVEDPDAASGLRYIATGKEPTYYASSRRGYPFMPQSDDGGLPPAAEIPRLKKVVADLSDRKGRRSIDYDVEVWPAVLRDAYHAYVKTLARVEPQALKADLDTIVQAIDDAEVDASVVFNGVSAMDEVIEKYTTKRFSLLRWMHLLPANFDNTQELTAYVMQRLEEDLRDAEQGQDSPVRAALWSLGFSRKPSQVLGAEGRYTVESRHHMFDKAIALAQLACSGPPIFRTRQLMALVEAGVVKFIGGYPLLDTDRTTGEWTMSSPYSGGVRYRGTTLFDAWVHKPDIRKMPVDSFMKDLVEKKRVVAFSDIAEDGTELPTASVAQHPQSRRVLDAEGHEDPRLHMVGIPAHAQYPDTTISPPLPGTDSWFIQEADKAATSAFNITLGVNKMNQAV; from the coding sequence ATGCCAACTATTTCGCCTTCCATTGCGCTCATCGGATTAGGGCCGCGCGGCGTATCGACGCTGGAGCGGCTTGTTGCGCACTTTAATGTGGTGGAAAACCCGCCGCAAGAATTCCATCTACATTTAATTGATGACGCACAGCATGGCGGTGGCCGGATTTGGGATACCACGCAGACCAAGGCGCTGTGCATGAATACTTTCGCACACGGCATGACACTCTTTTCGGAGCCCGGCGCGACGGTGGAGGCGCCGGTGGTGGAAGGCCCCACCATTTATGAGTGGGTGCGCCTGCACTTAGGCCACGAGGAGGAGGTAACCCGCGCAAAGCGGGATTACGTCACACAGCATCCGCTTGACGATGGCCTTTGGGAGCGCTTTAGCCGCGAAGAATTAGAAGAACTCCGCCCGGAGTCTTATCCCCTACGCGCGCTGTACGGCTATTACTTAGTGTGGTTTTATCAGTCTGTTCTGCAAGATATTCCGTCGTGGGTCACTGTACGTAGCCACAAGGCCCGTGCCACCAGCATCGAAGAAGCTGATAATTATGACATCATCACTTTAGATAACGGTGAAACTGTCGAAGCTTCGGCAACCATTGCAGTTACAGGTTGGCAAGAACAGGGCCTAGCCGCGCAGGAAAAGTGGATCAAAGAAACTTTGGACACTCATCCAGGCCTCAACTGGATTCGGGCAAATAACCCAATTGAGCAGGATGTTAGTTCCATCAAGGACAATGAAAAGGTACTCTCCCGCGGCTTAGGGATGGGCTTTTTCGATATTTTGATTTTGACCACGCAAGAACGCGGTGGGCAGTTTGTCGAGGACCCAGATGCGGCCAGTGGGCTGCGTTATATTGCCACCGGTAAAGAGCCAACGTATTACGCGAGCTCCAGGCGCGGTTACCCGTTTATGCCACAGTCTGATGATGGTGGATTGCCACCAGCAGCGGAGATTCCCCGTTTAAAGAAGGTTGTTGCGGATCTTTCCGATCGTAAGGGTCGTCGCTCTATCGACTATGACGTGGAGGTCTGGCCAGCGGTCCTGCGCGATGCTTACCACGCATACGTCAAAACTTTGGCCCGCGTAGAACCACAAGCACTCAAGGCCGACTTGGACACCATTGTGCAGGCTATCGATGACGCTGAGGTTGATGCCAGTGTGGTCTTTAATGGCGTCAGCGCGATGGATGAGGTCATCGAAAAGTACACCACCAAGCGTTTTTCACTGCTGCGCTGGATGCATCTTTTGCCAGCCAACTTCGATAACACGCAAGAGCTCACCGCGTATGTGATGCAGCGCCTGGAAGAAGACCTGCGCGATGCCGAGCAGGGACAAGATAGCCCAGTGCGTGCTGCCCTGTGGTCTTTGGGCTTTTCCCGCAAGCCCTCCCAGGTGCTGGGGGCGGAAGGGCGATACACCGTGGAATCGCGCCACCACATGTTTGATAAGGCCATTGCGCTGGCGCAACTGGCGTGCTCCGGCCCACCAATCTTCCGCACGCGTCAGCTCATGGCGCTCGTGGAGGCAGGCGTCGTGAAGTTCATCGGTGGCTATCCGCTGCTCGATACCGACCGTACTACCGGTGAATGGACCATGAGCTCACCCTATTCCGGCGGCGTGCGCTATCGCGGCACCACGCTTTTCGACGCCTGGGTGCACAAGCCAGATATCCGCAAGATGCCGGTGGATTCCTTCATGAAGGACTTAGTAGAGAAAAAGCGCGTCGTTGCCTTTAGCGATATCGCCGAAGATGGCACGGAATTGCCGACCGCATCAGTCGCACAACATCCGCAGTCGCGCCGCGTGCTTGATGCCGAAGGCCACGAAGACCCACGCCTACACATGGTCGGTATCCCCGCGCACGCGCAGTACCCGGACACCACTATTTCCCCACCACTGCCAGGGACCGACTCCTGGTTTATTCAAGAAGCCGACAAGGCCGCCACGAGCGCATTTAATATAACGCTCGGTGTGAATAAAATGAACCAAGCTGTCTAG
- a CDS encoding OsmC family protein translates to MSDLTPNHKAGEPLEAIDADKLASLRQKNIDTPEGGKKVIKTHTEADGHFRNYTQVRDLKPVLVSEPPALLGDDSAPNPTEIAQAGLAACISVGIQAIATHRGVTLTKIDIDIESNIDVSPVWGVGDLSDDKRPGVSDVQVNVDVDGDADRETLEKIVDDAIQWSPVVNTYTRPANLTHKVV, encoded by the coding sequence ATGTCTGATCTCACCCCTAATCACAAGGCCGGCGAACCACTCGAGGCTATCGATGCCGACAAGCTGGCGTCGTTGCGTCAGAAGAATATCGATACCCCAGAAGGCGGCAAGAAGGTCATCAAGACTCACACCGAGGCTGATGGACACTTCCGCAATTACACCCAGGTTCGCGACCTGAAGCCAGTTTTGGTGTCTGAGCCACCAGCTTTGCTTGGCGATGACTCCGCGCCGAACCCAACCGAAATCGCCCAGGCCGGCCTAGCAGCTTGCATCTCCGTGGGCATCCAGGCAATCGCTACCCACCGTGGCGTTACCCTGACCAAGATCGACATCGATATCGAATCCAACATTGACGTCTCCCCTGTCTGGGGCGTTGGCGACTTGAGCGATGATAAGCGCCCAGGTGTTTCCGATGTCCAGGTCAACGTTGATGTTGACGGCGATGCTGACCGTGAGACCCTAGAAAAGATTGTCGATGACGCAATCCAGTGGTCCCCTGTGGTCAACACCTACACCCGTCCAGCAAACCTGACCCACAAGGTGGTCTAA